The DNA window ATCCAGACTGTGTCATTCCGGGATGGTGCGTTAGCACCAGACCCGGAATCTCGAGATTCCGGGTTCGATGCTTCGCATCGCCCCGGAATGACGGCTTCATTAGCATCAACATCAATCCGGCTTCACATAGTCCTTCGCGATGATGGCATCGGCGGTGAAGCCCTTGTCGACAAAACCCTGCTGCTGCAGCCAATCGATCTGGTTGGCGACATTCTTCACATCGAGCTTGCCGTCGGGGTCGATATAGGCGCAGTTGCCGACCACCTGCTCGACCGGCAGATTAGTGTATTTGGCGATGATCTCCAGCAGCGGCTTTGTCGCTTCGTTGATCGGCGCCTTGCCGTCGACGACGGCGGCCAGGATCACGTCATGGTATTCCCGGTCGGCGCGGGCAAGCGCGCTCAAAAGCCTGGTCACCAGCGGCTTGTCGGCCAATGTTTTCGGCGAAGCGAACACCGCGCCCAGTTGCCACGGCGTCTCGTCGCCGACCCAGCCCAGCAGCTTCGCCCCGCCATCGTCCATCAGCTTGCGCGCGGTCGAGGCCGGCAATAACGCGGCATCGACGGTTTCGCCTTTCAGCGCGGCGGCCGCGTTCGACAGCGACTGCATCGGCAGCACCTTCATGTCGCTCAGTTTGAGCCCATATTTGTCGGCGAGCAGGCCGAGCGAATAGTGAAAGCTGGAACCGACCTGCGTCACCGCGATCCGCTTGCCGGCGAGATCCCTGGGTGTCTTGAGGCCGGCGGCGTAGGCGTTGTTGCTGGCGAAATAGCCGATCAGGGGATAGCCGGCCTTTTCGCGGCTCATGCCGCCGATCACCTTCAGCGTGCCCTTGCCGGCGAGGTTGTAGAGCCCGGCGGTGAACGCCGTGATGCCGAAATCGATATCGCCCGACGTGGTCGCCACCGCGATCGGCTGCGCGGCATCGAAGAATTTCAGTTCGACATCGAGCCCGGCGTCGCGGAAATAGCCCTTGTCCTGCGCGATGAACACCGGCGCGGACGACGACAGTCGCAATACGCCGACTTTGGCCTTGAGGGGTTCCTCGGCTCGGACAGCTCCGGTCACCGACAGCGTCATCAGGGCCGCGAACAATAACCGCAAAAATTCAGGCCGCGCCATAATGATGCGATAGCACAACGTCATGCAGTTTCCTCCATCTCTTATTGCTCTGTCTTATTCACTTTGAAGCACTGGCTCGATGTCTCCGCACGGCAGTGAGCCCCCTCTCCCCTTGCGGGAGAGGAGGTCGCAACGAGCAAGCGGAGCGATTTTGGCTTCATCAAATAGAACTTTACAGCCCGACCGGCACGGCCTGATCCCGCCCGAGAAACGCCCCCTGCTGTCTCAACTGACCCTGTAGTTTGCCGACATCAATGTCGCGCGGATTGGTATTGCCGCCCAGCGCCAACGCGGCAGCCGTTCCCGCCGCCTCGCCCATGACAAAACAGGCGCCGGAGACGCGCGCCGCCGACTGGCCGTCATGGGTCATCGAGGCACAGCGGCCGGCCACCAGCAAATTGTCGATGCCTTCAGGCGTCAACATGCGGTACGGCAGTTCGTTGAACCCGCGCGACTCCGGGATCGGCGGAAACTTGAAGATCACATCGCCGGCGACATGGGATTCCATCGGCCAGCCGTTGACGCCGATCGAATCGTCGAACGCGGCGCAGCCGAGCACGTCATCGCCAGAGAGCATATAGCCGCCAACCACGCGCCGGGTTTCGCGGATGCCGAGTTGCGGCGGCAGATCGACGATGTAGGATTTTTCGAATCCCGGCACCGTGCGCAGGAAATCGAAGGCGTTGAGGGCCTGACGGCGGCCTTCGATCTCGCCGCGCGTGAGATCATCGGGTTCAAGCCCGTTGATCGCGCTACCATCCTCGCGCGCCAGCTGCGTAAAATTCACCCGCCATTCGATTTGCGAGCGCTGCGGCCGCACGATCGCGGCCTTGCGCGGAAAATGATGCGTGCCGGCGGCTTCGGCTTGCTCCATCAGCGCCGGGATCGTGCGCCAGGCGTCGCCGGCTTTTTCGGGATCGATACCGTTGAGACGAAACATCATCGAGGGGTAGAGCATGCTGCCGTTGCTATCGCCGACCTCGTAACGCGCGCCCGCCCACGCGGCGAGATCGCCGTCGCCGGAGCAATCGATGAAGATGTCGGCGCGCACCGCCTGGCGGCCGGCCTTGGTCTCGACCATCAGCGCGTTGATGCGCCTGTCGTCATGCATGACCACGCCGGCGCCGAGCGCATGAAAGAGAATGTCGACCTTGTGGCTCAGCAGCAGATCGTCGGCCGCGATCTTGTAGGCCGCGGTGTCGTAGGCTTGCGCCAGGATTTTCCCCAGGATCAGATGCGGCGCGTTGAGGCCACCGAGACGATCGATGCGCCCGAGCAGGTCGGACGCGATGCCCTGCACCACCCGATGCATCTCGCCATAGACGTTGGCATGCAGCCCGCAGAAATTGGTGACGCCCGCAGCCGTGCCCATACCGCCGAGAAAGCCGTAGCGCTCGATCAGCAGCGTGCGGCGGCCCGCGCGCGCAGCAGCCACAGCTGCGGCAATGCCGGCGGGTCCGCCGCCGAGGACGACGACTTCATACTCGCCGTACAGCGGCACCTGCCGCGCGGGCTCTTCGATGGTTTTGGTGGGCAATGTGGGATTCCCGATGCTGAGTGAACATCATGCCCACGGGTGAGGCGTTTCAGCCATCTCGTCAAGGGATTAGCCCCGGGGATGCCCCGAATCGTCAATCCCACCGCCTTCATCGGAGACAACGCGATCAAATCGAGTGTTTGATCTTTGCCAGTTTCTTCGGCCGCGTAGCGCGCGTCCGAAGACAACGTGATCACGGTGATGCGGTCGCCTTTGGCTTTGGCCGGCTGCCGGAACTGCGTTTGCGGCTCGACGGCTGAGGCGCGCCTCCTGACGGCGGTTTTTTATTCGCGGGCGAAACATTCCGCTGAGACGGCCGGCGCAGCCCCGAACCCGACTCGGAAGGACTTTCGCGACGCTTGTTATTCTGGTCAGCCAGGAGAAACAGCGGGGCCTCCCCGCCGGCGTTGAGTCCGACCAGAAAATCCATCCCCGCACGCATCACATGCTCGGCTGCGAGGGTGGCGGCCCTGCGTTCATCGCCGTCGATGATCGCGCGCAAGATCGCTGCGTGCTCCTCCCAGGAGCGAGCCTGGCGGCCGGGATCCATCGGCGAGAACAGCATCGACGTTCGTTCTCTCAGCTTCTGCAGCAGTTCCCCCAGGACGGTATTTTGTCCGGCCGCGGCGAGTTCCCGGTGGAAAAGCAGGTTGAGATCGAACAGCTGCTCGAATCGCTTGGCCGCGACTGCCGCGCTGCCCTTGTTCAGGACCGCCTCGATGCGCTTGATGATCTGCTGGTCGTGCCGGCGCGCCGCGAGCCGGGCGTTCTGTCCCTCGAGCAGGGCCCGCAACTCGATGGTCTCGCGCGCTTCCTGCTCGGTCATCGTCGCGACCGCCGCACCGCGCCGCGCGGTGACCTCGATCAGACCCTCGGAGGCGAGCGCACGGATCGCCTCGCGCACCGGATTGCGGGAGACACCCAGTTCGTCGGCAAGCCGACCCTCGACCAGACGTTCGCCTGGCTTCAGTCGTCCGGACAAGATGGCTTGGCGGAGCTCCGTGACCACCTGGTCGCGAAGCGGAGAATGCTCCTCGCCGAGTCGACGCTTGCTTGTGACGGCCGTGAGCGTCATTCCTTAGCCCATCCCAAAATCAATGCCGCCCGGCAAATGCAATGACGCCTCCGCCAGGCTATTGTTCGCCTGATGCTGACTGCGAAGCGGCTGCCTGACGCCAGTCTACTGCAATCCGCGCCATATGCCATCCCGTTACTGCGTACGCTTGCCGGAGTTCGTGGTGGCCGTTTCGGGTCACTCTTGCACCGGTCCGTCGGACAAGGGCATGACCGCCGCGGCGTCCGGCTCGGCGCGCGGGGCTGGCGCACGACGCTCCGCCATCGGCACCCAGGATACACTGACGTCGCCGTTGAGGAAGGTCTGGCAGGCCATGCGGTAGCCCGCCTTGAATTGCTCTTCGGTCAGATGCTTGCGCTCTTTGGGCTTGATGGCGTCGGTGTGCTCCAGGCCTTGCTCGATCCTGCATTTGCAGGTGCCGCAGATTCCGCCGCCGCACTTGAATGGAATTCCGCCCTGCTCGCGCAACGAAACCCGCAGCAGATTGCTGTTCTCCGGCGCGCTCGCCACTTTGCCGCTGTTCGTCAGGAACGTGACTTGGATCATCTCGTGACCGGCTATTCAGCTTGCAGGCAACGCCGTCTGGCGCAACTCGGTGTCCATATGGCCGAAGCTGGTCAGGTGCCGGAGTTCCCTCAGCGCCTGTTCGGTCGTCTCGAATTTTTCCAGGAATTTTGAGGGCACGTCGTTGACGATGGCGGTGTCGTCTTCGATGACGCGGATCCGGGTGCGCTCTTCAAGCAGTTCGGCGATCACGAAATGCGCTTTGGTCTGCCCGTAGAACACATAGTCGTAGGCCTCGAGAGGCCGCAGGCCATTGACGGTCTCGGTCCGGAACTGTCCGGGCTTGCTGGTCAGGATGACATACATGGCAAATTCCTTATCGTCATTGGCAACGCGCCGGACCATTTCGCCGCGGCGAAAAATTTACAAAGCCGCGGGCGCCAGCGGTTCGACCGGGATCTGGTCTTGCTCAAGTTCGATGTCGTGGCTGAGCCAGAGTTGACAAATCAGGCGGTAGCCCGCGTCCAGCCCGGGCCCTAGCCGCTTCTTTTCCTTCCAGTTCGGCTCGGGCAATTGCTCGGCCCCCCGGAGAACCCGGCAGGCGCATTTCCCGCACTTGCCCATCCCGCATCCATATCGCAGATGGGGATAGGGAAACTGCTTGATACCCGCCCGCACGACGAGATTGGTGTTCTCCGCGACCTCGCCATGGTAGGCGTGGCCGTCGCGATGAAAGGTGACCTTGGGCACCCGAATCAGGCCCGCAGCAATTGCCGCTCGCCGTGCTGCACCTTGGGCTCGGCGTTCTCGATCTCGCTGATCGGAATGTCCTTGGCGACGTAGTCCCAATACAGCGCGGTGGTGTACAACAGCCGCATCTGCGCTCCGATTTCGCAGATTTTCAGGCAGCGC is part of the Bradyrhizobium erythrophlei genome and encodes:
- a CDS encoding FAD-dependent oxidoreductase, producing the protein MPTKTIEEPARQVPLYGEYEVVVLGGGPAGIAAAVAAARAGRRTLLIERYGFLGGMGTAAGVTNFCGLHANVYGEMHRVVQGIASDLLGRIDRLGGLNAPHLILGKILAQAYDTAAYKIAADDLLLSHKVDILFHALGAGVVMHDDRRINALMVETKAGRQAVRADIFIDCSGDGDLAAWAGARYEVGDSNGSMLYPSMMFRLNGIDPEKAGDAWRTIPALMEQAEAAGTHHFPRKAAIVRPQRSQIEWRVNFTQLAREDGSAINGLEPDDLTRGEIEGRRQALNAFDFLRTVPGFEKSYIVDLPPQLGIRETRRVVGGYMLSGDDVLGCAAFDDSIGVNGWPMESHVAGDVIFKFPPIPESRGFNELPYRMLTPEGIDNLLVAGRCASMTHDGQSAARVSGACFVMGEAAGTAAALALGGNTNPRDIDVGKLQGQLRQQGAFLGRDQAVPVGL
- a CDS encoding 2Fe-2S iron-sulfur cluster-binding protein; amino-acid sequence: MIQVTFLTNSGKVASAPENSNLLRVSLREQGGIPFKCGGGICGTCKCRIEQGLEHTDAIKPKERKHLTEEQFKAGYRMACQTFLNGDVSVSWVPMAERRAPAPRAEPDAAAVMPLSDGPVQE
- a CDS encoding GntR family transcriptional regulator, with the translated sequence MTLTAVTSKRRLGEEHSPLRDQVVTELRQAILSGRLKPGERLVEGRLADELGVSRNPVREAIRALASEGLIEVTARRGAAVATMTEQEARETIELRALLEGQNARLAARRHDQQIIKRIEAVLNKGSAAVAAKRFEQLFDLNLLFHRELAAAGQNTVLGELLQKLRERTSMLFSPMDPGRQARSWEEHAAILRAIIDGDERRAATLAAEHVMRAGMDFLVGLNAGGEAPLFLLADQNNKRRESPSESGSGLRRPSQRNVSPANKKPPSGGAPQPSSRKRSSGSRPKPKATASP
- a CDS encoding 2Fe-2S iron-sulfur cluster-binding protein; translation: MPKVTFHRDGHAYHGEVAENTNLVVRAGIKQFPYPHLRYGCGMGKCGKCACRVLRGAEQLPEPNWKEKKRLGPGLDAGYRLICQLWLSHDIELEQDQIPVEPLAPAAL
- a CDS encoding ferredoxin, which encodes MYVILTSKPGQFRTETVNGLRPLEAYDYVFYGQTKAHFVIAELLEERTRIRVIEDDTAIVNDVPSKFLEKFETTEQALRELRHLTSFGHMDTELRQTALPAS
- a CDS encoding ABC transporter substrate-binding protein, producing the protein MTLSVTGAVRAEEPLKAKVGVLRLSSSAPVFIAQDKGYFRDAGLDVELKFFDAAQPIAVATTSGDIDFGITAFTAGLYNLAGKGTLKVIGGMSREKAGYPLIGYFASNNAYAAGLKTPRDLAGKRIAVTQVGSSFHYSLGLLADKYGLKLSDMKVLPMQSLSNAAAALKGETVDAALLPASTARKLMDDGGAKLLGWVGDETPWQLGAVFASPKTLADKPLVTRLLSALARADREYHDVILAAVVDGKAPINEATKPLLEIIAKYTNLPVEQVVGNCAYIDPDGKLDVKNVANQIDWLQQQGFVDKGFTADAIIAKDYVKPD